Part of the Halodesulfurarchaeum formicicum genome is shown below.
CTTTCGGATATGGTTCGTGGCTACGGGCCCGCGGACTGGGACCGAGTCCTTGGAATCGGGAATCGAATGCTGAAGAACCAGGCCGGCGCGGTCCCGAACATCCGCTCGGCGCTCTCGGTGGGTGTTCCGGCGCTCAAGCTCTTTCTTGCTTACCGGTACACGAAGTTTGGGCTCCGAGACGATCGTGTCGTGCAAATCGCTGAACGCGACTACGAGCACTGATGGGCCCCGGAACCTACACGGTCCTCGTGAAACTCGACACCGTGAGACCGATCACGTTCGGGGCCGCCGGCGAACGTTCGCTCGACGCGGGATACTACGCCTACACCGGGAGTGCATTCGGCCCCGGCGGCCTCTCCCGGGTCGATCGCCATCGACGGGTAGCGGCTGGCGAAAACGATACCCGACACTGGCACGTCGACTACCTCCTTGGGGCCGCGGAAACGAACTGGGAGG
Proteins encoded:
- a CDS encoding GIY-YIG nuclease family protein, giving the protein MGPGTYTVLVKLDTVRPITFGAAGERSLDAGYYAYTGSAFGPGGLSRVDRHRRVAAGENDTRHWHVDYLLGAAETNWEGVWITPEADRECEIARSLSGEAIAGIGATDCSCVSHLTYSADRESLVDSVATCHEDRA